The Microbulbifer pacificus sequence CCACATAATAATCTTCCGTCAGCAACTGCCCGGAAAGATAAAACGCCACCGAATCCGGCCCGTGCTCGTAGATGGTTTCGCGCAGCTTCGACGCCGCATATTCCAGCGCCGTATCCCAATCACAGTCCACACCGTGCAGGCGCGGCTTCAACAGACGCCCGTGATCGCCAAGGGTGTCCGCCAGCGAAGAACCCTTCACACACAGCTTGCCCCTGTTCGCCGGATGCTGCTCATCGCCCTGGATGCGAATCACCTCCTCACCCCCGGCCGCCGTCTTCTCCCGCGTCGCCACAACACCGCAGCCAACGCCGCAGTAAGGGCAGGTCGTGCAGGACCTGCGTGCGCTGAACAGTTCTGGTAAAGCCATCGTCTACTGCTTATTTCAAAAGGATTATGGTCCGACCCGGATCAACACATCGTCGCCTTCAAATGCCACGGGAAATACGTCCAGCTGATACTCCGGTTTTTCCAGACACCGGCCGTCGCTCAGGCGGTAATGCTGCTTGTACAGCGGCGACGACACCGTCAGCTCACCGTCGATCTCCGCAACAAGACCGCGGCCGATCACCCCGGCATCGGCGATCGGGTCCCAGTTGTCGATGGCATATAACTGGGCGTCCTGATCGGGTAAAAAAAACAGGGCAATCTGACGATCGCCCACAAGAGCGCACACTCCGGAATCGGCTACAAGGTCTGATCGCTTGCAGACTTGCAGCCACTCGGCGCGGGTTAT is a genomic window containing:
- the nirD gene encoding nitrite reductase small subunit NirD, with protein sequence MSEVAITRAEWLQVCKRSDLVADSGVCALVGDRQIALFFLPDQDAQLYAIDNWDPIADAGVIGRGLVAEIDGELTVSSPLYKQHYRLSDGRCLEKPEYQLDVFPVAFEGDDVLIRVGP